The stretch of DNA CCGGATCGAGCCGGATGAGCCTAAATATGACACACCATGGAAACTGGCAGAAAAGCAAGCTGGGGAAGTTGGCCTTTTGCCTGCGTCGTGGCCCCAGAGGACGAGCGCGGGTTTCAAACTGCCGACGACGCAGGGCCGTCAGCTACACACAGGACTGACAGTGTGGACGTGTTGGAGGTGTTGACGCCAAACATACTCAGCTGTATGCTTCTATTGGCACGTTTGAAAATAAGCCGTAGAGTAGGTTGGTAGGATTTGTATTTCGTGTCTGTACCATGCAAAACGGTAATTCACCGCTGGCCCCCTGCTGTCCCGGTATTGATCACCTCTCTGCCGTAGCGTCTTTGAGCCTGCCGTGTCCCGTGTGTGTAAAGGAATAAACACATTAAGATCTTTCAGTTTTATTGGTGAAACTCTGCATGTGATTTCGGGAGCATCAAGAGCTTAACGCAGTTATCCAGAAATATTTGAAGTGTGGTGCCACTAACAAAACGTACGCCATACAACCACTTTTTGTGCGCCCGCGTCAGGCACGTTAGAGGAAGACAGACTTCCCGAGAAAACGACATTAAACACTACAGCATTGTTTTCACTCTGTCGCACAGGCTCTCCATTTACGAACTGACGACAATTCCCCCCGAACCCGCATCAACCTTTTGCGTACGGTCAACGTCGGTACAGTTCGGTGCTATGCGGGGTAAGGCAATGCGGGGTAAGGCAGGCTGACAACACACTGTCACCAGAGTGGGGCCGGGCTGATCCCAGGGTTCTCTCAGACTGCCTTTTTTAAAACTTTGTATTCTTGCCATTGGTGTAAGTCGCCTCTAGTAGGAAGCGTAAAGTGTGGGTCCTCTCCAAACCTGGGCGTCCGGTAGGACGCGCAAAATATATTCGTTGCTTCAGAGACGTATCGTTCACTCGTTTCACCATACGAAGACGTCAAAACACGGGGGGTGTGACCAGTTTCCACGGTAATGTGATAGCCTGATCTCTCGCCATCTCCGTTTCTAACGAGTACCGAAGACGGTTTACCCTCTCGACGTATCCACCGGTCCGCTGTGACCACTTCTGCTTGCACAGTGACGCTAATCGACTTTGCTGCAATGTCGACAACCACGCATGTAAAGTACTTCGGACGAGTGTCTCGTTTTTTACTTTGTTGTGTGCCGCCTTCGAGCTGCCGAGCTAGCGGGCATTTTCTATTTTTTTCAAATCTGGTTCCTGTTTTTCGTTGTTTTTTTCGGCACCATTTGAGTCAACCGTGTAGATTTGACATCCCGAGTACGGATGCCTTAACCGAGTTTTTTTCAAAGATGGAAAACTTACTTCTACTGGAAACCACAAAAAgctcgtctcctgcgctgAGGCGCGTCACCGTTTTCGCATGAACAACCGAAATTCGGTTCTCTTCCACTAAAATTGTGGTCCATCACCTTATGTTGACACCTGACCTTTTTTTCGTAATGGCGTTTCCTCTTGCGTTCTTTTTTGCCATCAATGATTTTTATGGTACGTAATGGACGGAAGCATCGCTGGTCCTGTTTTttcgcagaaaaaacgaatcTTGTCTTACAACTCCCTGGTTTTTCACTGGGTGTAAGTCTCGCATATCTGTGTGTATGAAGAAAGAACCTCGTCACTGAAAAGTTTTTTTCGCCCCCGAATTGGcagttttcctctcttctaATGCTGCGCTTCTATGTTCGGCATATTGTGGACCCTCACGCCTCTCGCGAGGATTGTTCAAAAAAGAAGGCACACGGATAGTGACAGACAACGCGTTCCCTTTTTGTGCTGTTATGGCGGGTTCTGCACGCGGTGGAGCTTCTCTTCCTACTAGCGCAGCTTCGTTTTTGCCATCTACgacacctctctctcctgacaCTGTAGGGGCCTCTGTCGGCTCGATTCCAGGTCTTCCGAGGGATATATCGGAGACGAGAGTTAGGGGTTTGGAAGACAGATCCGGTGTCCTGCCGCAAACTCTTAATGCGCGAGGAGGGCGGCTGATTTCGGCTCGCGAGCCCTGCGTACCTAGTTGCGCTTCTGTAAACTATCCACAAAGAGAAGGCTCTACCTCGGGTTTCTCGATGGCCGCCTTTGGCCGGCATGACCCTTTGTCCTCGACTTCGGGTCACATGCAGAGTGGGCcactctcgtcttcttctggaggGGTTCATCCCCCACGCAATAGAACTGGCGACCCTGACTGTGCAGCATCGCGTCCGAAAGCGGTAGACAAGTCATCAAGTTTCGAGATTCCCGATCTGAACAAGGAGCGAGAAGATAACGTTCACGTCCGCTCCCATGGAACCGGGAGGGCCAGAGGAGCTCCAACACCTTCCCCTTACCACGTGGCTCTTCCTGAatcttcgtcttcttgtAGACAGGGGCGGGGAGGTAGCTTTGACTCTCGCAGTACGACCGCGTCCCCTGATTTCCCCCCAACATCAACAGGGACACAACCTCCTCGTCAGGGACGCCCGAGCGATGTGAAGTCGTACAATGCAGCGGAGTGTGCGGTTCTGCCCAGTGCTCACCAGTCTTTCGCGGTGCCTGTTGCCTCCGTATCGGGCCTCACTGAGTCTTCTATCGCAGATCTCTCTGACAGATTCAGTTCCTCTCGGAATCTCTGCGCAAGTGTAGGTTCAACTGTGGCAACAGTACCCCCAGACCAAACGCGAACCGTACTCACTTCCTCACACAAGACGAGTtgccgtccttcttcctcgcacgACGTTTTCCACTCACCAAAAGCGGAAACTTTGTCATTGCCAGCGCCGTCGCCGGGCACGTGCCCTCTAAACGTTCTTCCAAACGGGAAGAGTCCAGTGGAGGGGGGTGGTGCAGAACAGACGGCTCGGGTGGAAGGaatggaagaggaagacgacgatcTTCTCGGGGATTCCTTTGTCGTTGTAGAAGCTGTAGAAGGTCGAGAGGAGGTTCCTGGGtgtgctttttctccccctccGCTGCGTTTCCCTAGTCACTGTTTTTCCGCGGATGGCTTATGGGACTCGGAAGGCCCTCACGGAGATTTCGCCGTGTCTGTCTCCGATCCGGAGACACGCTCTACGGGACCTTTAGGGAGGTTTACGCTCTATCTTGTTAGTGGTCGGACGGTCGCTGGAGCGCCTTTCGCATGCAGGAAACGGTACAGCGACTTTGAGTGGCTTCGAATGCAGCTCGTTCAGGCTTTTCCGGGTGTATTCGTGCCCCCCATTCCCCGGAAACAGAAGCTCGGAAGATTTGATAGTTCATTTGTGGAGAGCCGTCGTCAGGGTCTCCAGGAGTTTCTCCAGAGGCTTTTCCGACGTCGACACTTGGCAAAGTGCTCCGTCTTCGTTGGATGGTTGACACGGAGTCCAGAGGGAGGAATGGACCAATTTAAGAAGGAGGTTGCTGCTCGCCCTTTGGTGGAACAGCTTGGGGAATTTCAAGAGATCTTCCGTGCACAACTGGACGGAGCCAGCGGCCGAGGCACACGCGCTGAAAGCGACCGTTTCATTGTGTTCAAGCAGTTTTTGGGGAAACAACTAACCACTCTGGAAGAACTGCATCGTCATTTCAGTCGACTCGCTTCTCTCAGTCGTTCGCAGTTTGGTTGTGTATCTGCCTTGCAGACTTTACTGAGAGACGTATGCTCCGCCGAAGAAAATCTCGTGAGACAGATTCCGGATCTACCGATTCCAGCTGTGCGCTGCGAacttgcctctctcgtctctctgcagagggCGTGCTTAGTCGCATCGCCTGCACACAACTACGACGTCATGCAGCAGGTCGTGGCAAAGGAGTTTGACGATACAGAGTGCATGCTGGAAGCCGTTTCCGGGCTCGAGCGCTTAGTGCAGCTCAAACATCAGGCGCAAGCGCAGATTGGGCGCGAGGAAAACTCGCTTCGACACGTTCTGAGAAGCACTCGGGGGAGTTGGCTTCAGACCTTTGTGCATCGGAAGGACAAAGACGCACAAATCGCAGAAATCCGCGCTTCTATTGAGGCTCTCAAGCTTCAGGTCCAAATTCTGGAACAATGGGCGGAAGCTTCACGAGCCGTTTGGGTAACGGTGGAGATGCCCAAGCTGGTCACAGCGAAAAGCATTGCCTTCACTCGGGCAGCGCACGCATTCATCGAtcggcagcagcagcagtTTCTGCAGGAAGCTCGCATCTGGCAAGCTTACGGGCTCCGCACTGGCGCCTCGGCTGAGGCACTTTCGAGCCAGCCTACGGCACAGGCGAGAAGCCCCAGTGGACCGGACAGTGCGCGAAAACACTAGAGGGGAGAACCGCCCTGAGGAAGTGTCGCCATTTTAAAATAAACATGTATCCCAACCGATACGCAAGTGGTGATTCAGCAATGCTATCCGAGTTTCACTGCATTAAATTCACGGATTTTGACAGAGGATCTAGTCGCACACGGCTAGGCCATGTCATAGTTAGGAAGCTGCCCTTTGGCTTTTCCTACCAATTTCCGTATGTGTAGGGAAGAGACTTCATGCGTTAGTATTCCTGAGATCCACTGACGAGGGGGGCGGGCGTTCATTTTTCCGGGCAATGTCTCAACTTCTGTCTTGAAAAAACATGGGTTCACATGAAGGGAACCTATGACGCATGCTGATGGGGGGACGGGAAAGATGGAGCGTAATCGGAATCGCAAGTGAGGCTTGTAGTATGGTCGCATTTCTTTGACCAAATTTTTTACTGAATTCAGGGGACCCTTTGTTTTTTGGCGTCAATGCCTTTAGTAGGAAAACTCGTCTGCGGCGACTTTTCTGCAGTCGATGTATGAAATCGTTTGTTTTCTGTGCACCCCCTGGTCACAGATAGAGCAACGAGGGATAGCAACGTAATTAAACAAGCAAAATCGGGAGGATGCATTTGCCGCTGGTACACTACATTCTCGAGGAGTTGAGTGCCGGTTAACCAAAACAGCCGGGAGATGTTTGGAGCATATGTTCAGTCGCCATACCCCACAGACCATTCAGTAACTAACTTTAGTCTTGCAAAAGTGCCCGGCAAGCTGGTGTATGCCTAAGCGTCGGTGGACCTCCGTAGCTGATCTTTTGGGCGCCTG from Neospora caninum Liverpool complete genome, chromosome XI encodes:
- a CDS encoding putative PX domain-containing protein, producing the protein MAGSARGGASLPTSAASFLPSTTPLSPDTVGASVGSIPGLPRDISETRVRGLEDRSGVLPQTLNARGGRLISAREPCVPSCASVNYPQREGSTSGFSMAAFGRHDPLSSTSGHMQSGPLSSSSGGVHPPRNRTGDPDCAASRPKAVDKSSSFEIPDLNKEREDNVHVRSHGTGRARGAPTPSPYHVALPESSSSCRQGRGGSFDSRSTTASPDFPPTSTGTQPPRQGRPSDVKSYNAAECAVLPSAHQSFAVPVASVSGLTESSIADLSDRFSSSRNLCASVGSTVATVPPDQTRTVLTSSHKTSCRPSSSHDVFHSPKAETLSLPAPSPGTCPLNVLPNGKSPVEGGGAEQTARVEGMEEEDDDLLGDSFVVVEAVEGREEVPGCAFSPPPLRFPSHCFSADGLWDSEGPHGDFAVSVSDPETRSTGPLGRFTLYLVSGRTVAGAPFACRKRYSDFEWLRMQLVQAFPGVFVPPIPRKQKLGRFDSSFVESRRQGLQEFLQRLFRRRHLAKCSVFVGWLTRSPEGGMDQFKKEVAARPLVEQLGEFQEIFRAQLDGASGRGTRAESDRFIVFKQFLGKQLTTLEELHRHFSRLASLSRSQFGCVSALQTLLRDVCSAEENLVRQIPDLPIPAVRCELASLVSLQRACLVASPAHNYDVMQQVVAKEFDDTECMLEAVSGLERLVQLKHQAQAQIGREENSLRHVLRSTRGSWLQTFVHRKDKDAQIAEIRASIEALKLQVQILEQWAEASRAVWVTVEMPKLVTAKSIAFTRAAHAFIDRQQQQFLQEARIWQAYGLRTGASAEALSSQPTAQARSPSGPDSARKH